From Punica granatum isolate Tunisia-2019 chromosome 1, ASM765513v2, whole genome shotgun sequence:
TGAATGTTGTGCTTTTCAGACTGCAATGACAACCCAGAAGGACTTTGGAAAGGAAGCTCGAGAGGCTGCGTGGGCAGCTGAGCAGAGGACCAGACACGGCCTCTCTTCCATGGACTCGAAAACTATGTTCGAGAAGCATACTTTCCGAGACATCAATCTCATGGCCGAAGAGGCCAAGAGACGTGCAGAAATTGCAAGGTTGGTGACTTTCTCAAAACAACGATGCAGACATTGAACTCTTTTCAATCCATTCGTGTACTGAAAATTCATATCGGTTCGTGAAATGCAGGATGAGGGAGCTTCACACACTGAAAGGGAAGGTAGAGTCGTTTGCAAAGCTCCGGGGTCTAGACATTGATGTGAATCCACACTACACCGTATGATCTTGTCCACATTATCACTCCAACAGATTCGGTCTCAATTTCATTCCCTTTTTCGTTTTCTACTTTTGATTCCATCCTTTTCACGCATTTATTCTTCGGAGATTGTTTACCTTTGTGGCTACCCATAAAAGTTCGACAGCCCCAGAAGCTTAGTCAAGCGACATGAACCGCGAATAAAAGCCTGTAACTGCCGATGTACTGATATCAGAAGCTGCTTCATAATTGTAATGTTTGTGCTGAGAAACGCAGTCTTCCAGTAATTTAACATTTCATTCCGTTGGCGAAAACATCGAGTTCCAAGCTCGAATCTCTGCCGATATCTTCCTCAGACATTTCAAAGATATTAACTCTGACGTCTTCTAGTCTCTTGGTATGCAAGGAAAATATCAGGGTCCTATTCAAACGCTTTGCCCTTTCAGAACAAGAGCAAAAATATCACTAAATATCAAGGTAATATAATCCTGCCCCAAAACGATTTCCTCCACAAATTTGCaaggaattttctttttcacacGGTGGCTGATTCCAAAGAAATCGAGCTGAAAGACAAACGAAACATTGGGACCAAAGAAAACTCGTCATAGTTTAACGAGTGCTAGGCAAATGACGATGAGAATTATCATGTTGCATTCAAGgagaaatttatgaaatttggATTAAGATTATGAACATGTCTCAATTGGTTGAAATTTGAAGGAGCAAATTAAGAAGTGGCACTTCTAATGAAGACAAAGGAGGCCTAAATCGAACCACTAGGTTATTGTGTTGTCCATCAGTAAATCTAATATGCAGTACAAGATTTCCAAATTCATTAGCAATATTTCGTGATTAGGACTAGTTCAGGCATGAATAGTATACTCAACGAAAACatgtaaaaaagaaaggaaaaaaaaaaaaaacaaaggaaatGCCCTCAATTGTGGCTGGGACCACTGTGTGCCCTTGGTCCCACTCATCTCCTCAACGTCAATTGGGTGGGACCATCTTTTGGCCCTGGGAGAAGGAAGGAACAAATTGCACCAAACCTTCAGCATGTTGTTTTGCAATAATGGAATCGCAGATCCGCCTATGCTAAACAAATTTCCCGATCCTACTTCCTCGATAACACGACATCTTCGGCATTATGTAATTGGATACTCGAGACTAGACCGAGTAAGCGATGAAAGATAGTAGAAGGAAGAGAGACATTCTGGGTTCGATATCCCTCAATTTTTCTGTGATATCAAGGTGAAAATGCCAATGGGGCTTAGTTTAAACTTTAAAGCCCAGTAAATAATCGACGGTGGGAGATGTGGTTGCAAGGAATAAAGTAAGGGAACGGCTGTACCTGATCCAGATCAACCTTATCctcaacttaattttattgtacGGACTCCTCATAATCATCAGCCAGATACTCCGGGGAATCAGAATCACGTGCGCGAAATGCTGTCCACGCATGATCTTCACGTGTCAGTTAACGCGCCCTGGAGCTTAAGCCACACGGCAGCGGCcttcttttggttttttttttttaattgcgCACTGGCACCTGAAAGTTCAATGGTCCCGATTAATTCAGTTGAGTCCGATCGGTTCACTAAAATATAAAACTCTTATAAcgtaaattttttctatttacaaTACTTAAATTTTagacctttaaaaaaaataaacatcaaATCAATTGAACCAACTCAAGTTGGTGCGCACCGGCCATCCTCCAGAAGTCGGAAAGGATACTTCTTTTCTTGCAAgccattcttttcttttacaaCTCGTTGGATCAATTCCCGATACAGGATTTACCGTTTATACAATCAATGTATGTTTCATTTCAATGTCAAAAGATATTATAGAGGGTGCTAAAAACTGAATAACTGACGAGAAGATCGATTTtcttcatccaaaaaaaatatttgccGTGCTGTATCGgattttgacatccattttaGTAAGGTTAATTAAAATGTGGAAGCCATTGGAAAAGAAATGGTGGGTTTTATATTTGTTGCCGATAAGGCATTCCATAAATGATCATTCGAGAGGGGACAAAGGAAAgaataattttgataatcgtcGGGTGGAAAGTGACCAAAGCCAAGGggataatatttataattggtCTAACTCAACACTAAGATATTAAcgtgttgtttttttttttgtagattTATGATTCCAATGAGCATATCAAATAGATGCCGAAATGCTATCCTTGGCCCTAAGCAGATATCCTATGTAACGAACCATAAATTTTTACGATATATGTGGATATTCCATTTACATAGGAATTCCCTGAtagatgcatatatatttatgtcgGTTTTAAGAGCCAGGTCTATTCCTAATATTTTTgagattaaataaataatccaTGACCCGCCActaaaatgatgaaaaaaaatatcctACGATCATATATATTTCGCCAAATGCAAAGTGTTATGTACAATTTCTAAATCCTCCCGACTAATTGACCAAGTTGCCAAAAATTAAGGTAagaatatgtttttttttcttttttgataaaaGGAATTGCTTATGGACTTCGAAAAATATGAGAAGAAAATATAAGCAAGTATATAAAATCACACATAATGAAGCTCAAAACTGAGATATATTAATTTCTTCAATCGTAAAGACTtagaaaataaagtaaaataaatgtgcatatAGTCCCATTGACGAGAATTGAATTCAAGAAGTCTTAATTCTAAATCAACATCTTCTATCATTACAATAAGGCTCCTTACtctaaattgaaatatattaattcattattaaaatacaGTGTCTGCCCTTCTTTTTAGACAATGATACCTTTCGCTTCCCCCGTTTTCCTCATTAAGCTGTAAATAATACtaataaataatgaatagaATTTGGGATATTTTATTGTGTGAAAGAGTGCGTTGATTCTCCATGGGGTGTCAGAACCACACATTTCCCACCACAAGCTAGGACTCTTCCCCTGCTTTGGGACAACATCAAATCAGACCCCTTAACCCTCCGTCTTCCTAATCAAACCCATCATCCTGTCCTTCATGGCTTCTTAGTGCCTAATGAATCATAAACGCAAAACATCACAAACCGACATGTTCTTCTGTCACTTCCCATTTTTCAGTCCAACCCCATTTCTGAGCTCTTTCTTCTGCATATGCCGCTGCTCTTCTTAGTTTTCAACGAACCTGCGATACATCCCATGATGCTCCCTTGTTCATCAGTTTCCTGGTATTTTTAATGTGTTTGTTGGTGTCTGATAGGTTGTATACTGTCAAAGGGATCTATCgcattcatatatatgtatatagagtGAGACATTGATATCAGTCAGATTGTGGAGGTTAGTCGGAGGGGGTAGTTGAGATTTTCAAGAGCTGTCATTTAATGGAGCTGAAGATGCTGGTCGGTTCCAACTCCATGTCCATGTTTGGCTCCTCTGAGGTCTCAGTCCCAACAGGGACAAGAGCCTGCTTGAGCTCTGTTCTTGGTTTCAGGGACATTCTGAGTGTCAGATCCTCTCCTGGGCAGCTCTGTTACTCCTGCCGAGGTAATCTATACGAATATTTGTCTTAACATTCTTGTTTCTGTCTCTTATGTTATATGTTATTGGCAATGGAGCATAGCAATTTGATACTTTTTCTGGTGCCATGATTTCGTTGTGTTTGAACTTGGTCTCGACCCTTGGGGTATGGTTTAACTATTGATTCGGTTTCTATGAATCACGGGTCAGTCGGTTACCTTTGAGTATTTAATCTTGTTTACAAGAATGAGATCATGAGAACCAGGAAAGTTAATTGGTAAAGTTGCAACTTGGAGAAAGCCAAACAGGACAATGTTCCTAGCTAGTGATGTAAATCATAGTTCGAAATGATTTTTCAGGTGGCTATCCTGTGAAATGCTCGTATTCGAGGACATCGAACAACGCAGAACTCTCAAATGGATCAATGAGTCCAAGTAAGTTCGTGTCAGACTCCTGCTCATACCATATCAATGGAACCAATGGCACAAGCTCGAGGGCCTATGCGCCCAATGGCGCAAGCTCGAGGGCATATGTGCAAGAACTGAGTATACTCGATGCCTGTGATGATGAATACGGGGGAGTCGTGGTTAATGCCGATAATTTACCGCTCAAACCAAATGCTTTTGCCTCGCGTCTTTGTTCCTCCCTTTCTCACTGGCGAAAGACGGTAATTAATTTCGGTTCTTACCTGTGCAAAAGTCCTATATTGATTGATGAATCTTGTTGGTATCTCAACGAAATGGTATTGGCTTCAGTTCAAATGCCCTATCTTTTTGGCCTAGTTTGCTTCTTATTTACCAATTTTCATGTCTTGGCCTGTCATGACTTACGCATGCCAACTGATTTTTCGGGCCACTGAACTGTAGGGGAAGAAAGGGATATGGTTAAAGTTGCCTGTGGAATTTGCTGAGTTTGTTCCCATTGCCGTGAAGGTAACATTTATAACCTTCTTCTGAGTCAAAACAGTTGCTTTCATATCTTCATGAAACTTGGATGTTGTCACACGAAATACATTGAGAACTTCGTCTGATTTACAGGAAGGATTCGAGTACCATCATGCTGAGAGAGGATACGTGATGTTAACTTACTGGATTCCTGAAGGGCCCTGCTTGCTCCCTGCCAATGCTTCTCATCAAGTGGGTGTTGGCGGTTTTGTTATAAATGAGAATAATGAGGTGCGCCTTGCTTTCTATTTATCATGTAACTGCATCATTCCATTTGTCAAGCAAGCAATTGCAATATAATGCTCCGAACCCAAAACTATGAATTTCGCTTCACTGGAGTAATCTCGATCGCTGTTAGATTATAATCTTTAATTCTAATGTCATCTACTAAAAGCAGGTTCTCGTAGTGCAAGAGAGATACTGCACTCCTACTTTTGCTGGTCTGTGGAAATTGCCGACGGGATTCATTCTCGAGGTATATCCTTAGCTAATTATTAACATTTGATGTATGATTTTCTTCTCTGATGTTTTTGTCTGCTGCCAGTCAGAGGAGATATTCGAAGGAGCAGTCAGAGAAGTCAAGGAGGAAACCGGTGTAGGAGTCGAATCATTCAACTTTGTTCAActtatcaaatataaaatccCTTTTCAAAGAGTTTATCAGAGTTTTTCCTGGCTTCTTTTCTCTTGACTTCTTCTCGTTCTTACTGATTGCAGATTGATTCCGAGTTTGTGGAAGTAATTGCCTTCAGGTAAACGAACACACTTCACCTTTACTgagctatatatatgttttcgGCTTGGATATTAAAGTCTAGTTCTTATTCTTTTCGCCGTTCTAATTTGAAGACATGCTCACAACGTGGCATTCGAGAAGTCAGACCTGTTCTTCATTTGTATGCTGAAACCAGTATCAACAAAAATCATGGTGGATGATCATGAAATTCAAGCTGCAAAGGTACACCAGAGTGTTAAATTGAACTTCTTAAGCTACTAGAAGAAAAATTGAGATGATCGCGAAACTGCAGAAAGTTCTAGATGGTGACCTAATCGAGATACTCTTATGTGTTTCAGTGGATGCCGCTCGTGGATTTTGTTGAGCAGCCGCTAATCCAAGGGGACAAGATGttcaagaaaataattgaCATCTGCATCGCCCGTCTTGGAAGGAGATACTGTGGGCTGCATCCTCACCAAGTGATCTCAAAGTTTGACGGGAAAGAATCTACATTGTATTACAACGTCGTTGAGACCATAGACGCGAACTGTGAAGCCAACTCAAGCTCGTGATGGAACTGCTGGTCTACTAATCAGTGGCCCCGCTATTTCTTTCCCTCTTGTTTTTTGTCTGGGAAATCCATTTTGAATATCTGCTGCTCTCAGCAGTCGTGTTAGCATTGTATACTGCAGTGATATGTGTCGTGTACATATATGTTCTCATGTATTCGTAAGCTGTATATGTCAAAGATTGTACCATAATGGACTTTTACAGTAAAACACTTCTTCAATGAATTGGGTTTTTGGCCTGCGCAGAGTACCACGAAGTTATGCTGCTgttaacagaaaaaaaaacgatTATCTTTCTATATTCTTGGGACACTCAAGAATTTtctgaagaagaaagaaaataacgAGAATTATGCTAATAAGCTTTCTAGATAGTTCTCTTTTCTTGTCTATGCCTATAATTTTTGGCCTTCAAGTCCATTAACGATCACGCTTGACAGCTCCAGGACGTGTCTTGTTAGGCCGATCCTAATTTTGTAGGACATATCCTTGTCTTTCTGTTATTAATAACAAGAGTGACTGAGAATTAATCTATTAACTCTCGGATCCTACAGTGCATTCATCTAACGATTGGCCTAAAATGATCTGCAGTATTTCCCTGGAACATTCTTTCGATGACGTAACCGACTCTACTGTCACCATGCCGTGTGACCAGGTTCCAACTTCAATAATAGAGGAGGCTATCATATCTTTTTCTCCAAAGGGATTGACTTGAAAAGTGCCTTATAATGGATGGCCACAATGATTTATATTCATAGCCATTAAATTTCGACAAACTCGATACACATAAGAATCAGTCAAGGTCTTCCATAAAAGAGTCGCAAGTCTTCACCAAAAGTTAATGAATAAATTTAACTAAAGCCATCTCGAATACTTATTTTTAGATAATCATTTATCAAATTCTGTTCCGAGTAACAGAAGGCCACAATGCTATATGTGCGGAGAAGACCGGCAATTGTCTTACGCAGATGATCCATAGCGTGGCTAAAGAATTCTGATTCTTCCCCTTGAGCAAAGAAATGAATTTCCCTTCCAACAAATGTCCTGTCCTAAATAAGGTTTCCTAACGACCAAAGCCTGCAGGCTTCGGCTTTCTTTTCCAAGTCAACGACTCCCATAGACTTTTCCACGCAAGTTGATAGCTTTGGAGTCCCATTGGATCTTTCCCACAATGAAGATTCTTCCCCAAAAGAAGACATTCTCGACAGATGACCTAAAAGCCAAGGTCGAGATGGGCAAGTCATCGCTAAGTCGTCTTTCTTCCATTGACGGCACACCTATGACTCCGTGGTTAATGGTCCTATCAAGACCAGCTTTTACCGTGACATGGACAGTTTACTATGATGCAATCTTACCATAATCCCGTGACAGAAAACTCATGGTCCGGCCAGCTGTTTCCATGACCTGGATTCGTTATCGTGAAGCAACCTTACCTTAATTTTGCATCGACAGGCTCAACTGTCTAATTTCCTAAACATTCCTGGAATTGCTTAAACATTGCGGTACAGTTGGTCCGGTCGATTAATAATGTAAAAGCCAATGAAGAACAACCCCTTTATATGTTTTTGGCTTTCTTTTCTGGGTGGCTGCTATGACTTTTTTACTCGCTCCATTaatctgaccaaatctgacgCTGACAGGGGAAGACTCTGAAAAATCAATGAGGGAGAACCCAAATAAATAAGCACAACAGTTAATCGTCAGTTTAAGGTTTCCGAACAATGATCCTAAAACTTCTTCATTTAATGGGTGTGAAAATCTCGTTCTTCCTCTTCTATTTCTTCCTGAAACTCCTGCTGATGCCCTGGGACCTCAGTGCAAACCTGTCCGATGCAGCAAAGGAGGCCCCGCCATTAGTTTCCCCTTCTACCTAAGTGGTCAACCTCAGGACTGTGGGGTCCCAGGCTTCGGGCTGATCTGCAGATCAAACACCACCATGATCAAGCTCCCGTCCCATGGGGAGTTGGTTGTGAAGTCGATCTCTTACAGGGACAGGGAGCTCGACCTCCTCGACCCTGGAAACTGTGTCCAAGAGGTGTTCCTGAACCTCAACCTCTCCCACACTCCCTTCATGTACTATTACTCCCTGAAGAGCTACAATTACATCAACTGTTCTAAACCTGTCGTCCCACGGAAATATTCTTCACCGGAAATCCCGTGCCTGAGTGGGCCCGGGTATCATGTCTATTCTGTCAGGAATTCTCCTTCTTCTGTGGCGGTGAATCAGTACCGTTCTTCCTCCTGCCGGCTGGTTAAAACAGTCGAGATCCCATTTCCGTACAGTCCGTACTTGTCTGATAGCAGTTTCGGGCTCAGGCTGAATTGGGAGTCGACTGGTTCGTGTAAAACCTGCACAGGAATAGGAAACAGAGGTAAAAGCATGATAAACTGTTCGACATGTCGCTGCTTTAACTCAGACAATGTTTTTAACGAGAATGTGAAAGATTCATCACTTTAAGATATTTGTTGTCCGACAAGGTACATTTTCCAGGATCATACATAAATCGAGATTGCGGaactattaattttctttctttcggtGACATGGATCTGTCCAAGCACAAATTTTAGGACGTTAGGTCGATTTAAAGCAAACGTCAGTCGAAAGAAATAAATAGAACTAGCCATTTTTCCCACAAGAGAACCAGAAAACTCGAAAGCTTTTCCTCACGAATGTTTTATTTAAGCTTTACTTCTTTGTGATTGCGTTTGGGGTCTCACTgaacattttccttttctcttcttctttaacTACAAAACAGGGGGAGAGGGAGGCTTGTTGATCAACCAGACTACAACAGCTCTAAGCATCACCATCGTTATTCTCTTCACAATGGCCACGGTCATATGGGTGAAGATCCACAAGTACATGGAGCAGGATGAAAACGCTGTTAATGCTGAGAAGCTACTCGATGATGGCAAAAGTCGAACAATAATCGCCGGATAAAAATATCATATTCTTTGGCTGTGAGCTGGCGTGCATGATCCAGTAGCTTTGCAAAGGCTTGCGTTTCCAATTAGTCACTTACCAGTTATCAGTCCGGGATTTCCTAGAGAGGTACATCGAAGTTAAGTTTGAAAGGTCATCATAACCAAATATATTAACAATctcattatattaattatcttAGTGAAATAGGGTTTATTGCAGTGATAATGAGTTCAACCAAAAGGTTTTGGGTTCAATTATCATCActgcaccaacgtcctttcaAAATGCCAATAGGCCACACACGGAACTGACgtattgaaacatttatatatGTCAAGTAACTCATCGTATCgtatcaaatttgaaatttatgaaTTTGCGTAAGGCCACTTAAGGTAATTCGATATATAGGGTCACCAATCAACAACCACAAATGAAAAGTCAAAAACTAAATCTTACGACTCGACTAAAATCCCGCTTCTCCTTCCACGGATGATCATACGGCTTCTCGTGGTCATCTCTTCCTCTTGGTTTAAAAGTTGTGTCTCGAGAAAAGGTTCAGCATTTAATTTATGCATTGTTAGTACTCTGTAGAATTTATCTTTCTGAATCTGGGGTAAAAAGATACAACAGCAAACACATTGCTAAACTTAACGACCTTTCTCTCTAACCTCCTCGACCTATACCCTTTATCAGTCTTACAGATCCTCTAACATGCTCTTTAGGAGTGGAGAGCCATTTGGACACTCAAGATACACGATAGACACAAGCTTCTTTTTTGGAAGCTCATTGGAACTGCTGTAACGCCCCAATTTTCAGGCCTTGAAAAATCCAAAATTCAATGAGTTATAATAGACTTAAAACATAAACGTCGGCATAATTTCCAAATAGTTACAGATTAATCCAAAATGAGTAATTATTTACAACAACATAAACTAATACTTTTCATTTACAATTAcaagcccaaaaaaaaaaatcacatgaaaTCCGCTGCGCACTTTGATATCTAATTCTAGCCAACCTCCCGAGGAACTCAtctgaaaaatatgaaattggAATGGATTGAACTCGACAGCCCAATGATTAATCACACCTAAACTAGCCGATTCTACGCATTTGTTCAATATACAAAAATTACCATGATCACAATATCGTTCTCAGATCATCCTTGGCCCCTTCTCAGCTCCCTGATCACAG
This genomic window contains:
- the LOC116193272 gene encoding nudix hydrolase 8-like, translated to MELKMLVGSNSMSMFGSSEVSVPTGTRACLSSVLGFRDILSVRSSPGQLCYSCRGGYPVKCSYSRTSNNAELSNGSMSPSKFVSDSCSYHINGTNGTSSRAYAPNGASSRAYVQELSILDACDDEYGGVVVNADNLPLKPNAFASRLCSSLSHWRKTGKKGIWLKLPVEFAEFVPIAVKEGFEYHHAERGYVMLTYWIPEGPCLLPANASHQVGVGGFVINENNEVLVVQERYCTPTFAGLWKLPTGFILESEEIFEGAVREVKEETGIDSEFVEVIAFRHAHNVAFEKSDLFFICMLKPVSTKIMVDDHEIQAAKWMPLVDFVEQPLIQGDKMFKKIIDICIARLGRRYCGLHPHQVISKFDGKESTLYYNVVETIDANCEANSSS
- the LOC116198575 gene encoding putative RING-H2 finger protein ATL21A, which codes for MIKLPSHGELVVKSISYRDRELDLLDPGNCVQEVFLNLNLSHTPFMYYYSLKSYNYINCSKPVVPRKYSSPEIPCLSGPGYHVYSVRNSPSSVAVNQYRSSSCRLVKTVEIPFPYSPYLSDSSFGLRLNWESTGSCKTCTGIGNRGGEGGLLINQTTTALSITIVILFTMATVIWVKIHKYMEQDENAVNAEKLLDDGKSRTIIAG